In Synechococcus sp. A18-25c, a single window of DNA contains:
- a CDS encoding redox protein has protein sequence MFELLSYERFRDTPSVRFFDVTVDTSNARDLVIHSGPAVSPPNDPDSGAWQFYLHPHQEDNLLAASGGRTFYLVNLAWEQPFHIVRLESGGDILRIPPGTFHRSISDPDGSVVLNQAVRESGVSLLREFRVYNSARIPALMAATVSTAMKPRLHGVEPLLQAA, from the coding sequence ATGTTCGAACTGTTGTCATACGAGCGCTTTCGCGACACGCCATCAGTTCGGTTTTTCGATGTGACGGTTGATACATCGAACGCTCGTGATCTGGTCATTCACTCCGGCCCGGCCGTGAGTCCTCCGAACGATCCTGATTCCGGTGCGTGGCAGTTTTACTTGCATCCCCATCAAGAAGACAATCTCCTTGCCGCTAGCGGAGGCCGCACCTTTTATTTGGTCAACCTGGCTTGGGAACAGCCTTTCCATATCGTGCGGCTGGAAAGCGGTGGAGACATCCTCCGCATTCCACCGGGCACGTTCCATCGTTCGATTTCTGATCCCGATGGATCAGTGGTTCTGAATCAAGCCGTGCGCGAATCAGGAGTGTCTTTGTTGCGTGAATTCCGCGTGTACAACAGCGCTCGCATTCCTGCTCTGATGGCCGCCACGGTCAGCACGGCGATGAAGCCGCGGCTCCATGGTGTTGAACCATTGCTTCAAGCGGCATGA
- the moaC gene encoding cyclic pyranopterin monophosphate synthase MoaC, which yields MAEELSHLTGQGEVHMVEVGDRAITKREATAAGMLVMQPSTLNIVLSGDTPKGDLLAVARIAAIQAAKRTSELIPLCHPLPISGMDISIEPDPSLPGLKVQASCRTTGQTGVEMEAITAVSIGLVTLYDMLKSIEPGMTINGIQLLHKDGGRHGSWSC from the coding sequence ATGGCTGAAGAGCTCTCGCACCTCACCGGTCAAGGTGAGGTGCACATGGTGGAGGTTGGCGATCGCGCGATCACCAAACGTGAAGCAACGGCTGCCGGAATGCTGGTGATGCAGCCGTCCACGCTCAACATTGTGCTGAGTGGAGACACACCCAAAGGTGACCTGCTGGCCGTCGCGCGAATCGCTGCCATCCAAGCGGCGAAGCGCACATCCGAACTGATTCCCCTCTGTCACCCGCTGCCGATCAGCGGGATGGACATCAGCATCGAGCCCGATCCCTCTCTGCCAGGACTCAAGGTGCAGGCAAGCTGCCGCACCACAGGTCAAACCGGAGTCGAAATGGAAGCGATCACGGCGGTCTCTATCGGCCTGGTCACGCTCTACGACATGTTGAAATCCATAGAGCCCGGCATGACCATCAACGGCATCCAGCTGCTGCACAAGGACGGAGGTCGCCATGGCAGCTGGAGCTGCTGA
- a CDS encoding NAD-dependent epimerase/dehydratase family protein — MGLTIIGCGYVGETLARRLQPRRPSLDLTLTTTRQERQVALSHLADEVMICDATDPEQLLKSLQKTHTAVFCLGPKGNQQVDEEGYRHTFVDSFRCLRSLLPQLPQLRQILYTGSCSVYGDANGNWVDETTPACPGPGHGSVLLESEQLLGAINDRTVCILRLGALHGPGRDLNKRLKNLAGQERQGEGNTFTNWVHVDDAAGALEAAVDGQWSGVVNVVNDKPIRVRELVEQSLARQGLSPVQWTGGLEPQSSGRRIRNHRLKQLGYRLLHPNVHQSGVFSTNQVP; from the coding sequence ATGGGACTGACAATCATTGGTTGTGGCTATGTGGGTGAGACCCTGGCGCGGCGGCTGCAGCCACGCCGACCGTCGCTGGACTTGACCCTGACCACCACACGGCAAGAGCGGCAGGTCGCGCTGAGTCATCTGGCTGATGAGGTGATGATCTGCGATGCCACCGATCCTGAGCAATTGCTGAAGAGCCTGCAAAAGACGCACACCGCTGTGTTCTGCCTTGGTCCAAAAGGGAATCAACAGGTGGATGAAGAGGGCTACCGGCACACCTTCGTCGACAGCTTCCGCTGCCTGAGGTCGCTGTTGCCACAACTACCGCAACTGCGTCAGATCCTCTACACAGGCAGCTGCTCGGTGTATGGCGATGCCAACGGCAATTGGGTGGATGAGACCACACCCGCATGCCCGGGCCCTGGGCATGGCTCCGTGCTCCTCGAGAGTGAACAGCTGCTGGGCGCCATCAACGACAGGACGGTCTGCATCCTGCGCTTGGGAGCCCTACATGGACCTGGACGTGATCTCAACAAGCGTCTCAAAAATTTGGCGGGCCAAGAACGACAAGGTGAAGGCAACACCTTCACCAACTGGGTGCATGTGGACGATGCCGCCGGTGCACTGGAGGCTGCTGTCGATGGGCAGTGGAGTGGTGTGGTGAATGTGGTCAATGACAAGCCCATCCGAGTACGGGAGCTCGTGGAACAGAGCCTGGCGCGTCAGGGGCTTTCACCCGTGCAATGGACAGGAGGGCTTGAACCGCAATCCAGTGGACGGCGCATCCGCAACCACCGGTTAAAGCAGCTGGGCTATCGATTGCTCCACCCCAACGTCCATCAGAGCGGCGTGTTCTCCACCAACCAGGTGCCCTGA
- a CDS encoding MoaD/ThiS family protein has product MTSDARTSSAATAVVLHVLLFASLRERAGWAERSLPLSSEVTTAREVWHQLDLGSLQGITVAVNQELVELDQPLKSGDELAFLPPFTGG; this is encoded by the coding sequence GTGACCTCGGACGCTAGAACCTCTTCAGCTGCAACGGCCGTGGTGCTGCACGTGTTGCTTTTCGCTTCCCTGCGCGAACGCGCCGGTTGGGCTGAGCGCTCACTCCCGCTGTCGTCAGAGGTGACCACAGCCCGTGAGGTCTGGCACCAGTTGGATCTCGGCTCACTGCAGGGCATCACTGTTGCCGTTAACCAGGAGTTGGTCGAGCTGGATCAGCCTCTGAAGTCCGGTGATGAGTTGGCATTTCTGCCTCCGTTCACTGGAGGTTGA
- a CDS encoding molybdopterin oxidoreductase family protein, translated as MTDSRANPTSQCPYCGVGCGLELLPPGEAGKSVKRDAEGNPMWAARGDRQHPSSLGQVCIKGATVGETLARGRLNRPLYRPTLNDDFQPISWDSAFDLLTGRIRSTLASKGPNAIAMYGSGQFHTEDYYLAQKLLKGALGTNNFDANSRLCMSSAVAGYTRSLGSDGPPCCYEDLDHCSVAFLIGTNTAECHPVLFQRLLKRKKRDPKGLTIVVVDPRKTDTTKIADHHLAIAPGTDLALLHGLARLVIQDNGFDSDFIDAATEGFASYTQTINAWTPGKTAKFCGITEQDLRAVGRLWSRKEGVLSLWSMGVNQRREGTAVVSGLINLHLLTGEIGKPGAGPFSLTGQPNAMGGREAGGLAHLLPGYRVVTNPDHRAEVEQAWGFAKDSIAAAPGLNAWQQVEAMEQGELDLWWVAATNPLVSMPDLERVKSAMQRCPLVVVSEAYADTETSHYAHLLLPASQWSEKSGAMTNSERRVTYCPSFRPRHGESRPDWEVFAELGRRLGFAEQFTYASSAEVYAEFATLTEGRVCDVSGLSHGLLHSHGSQQWPFPKGHEPTRTSKRLYVGKRFPTASGRARFQSEAPLGLAEPPCDVYPLVLTVGRYLGQWHTMTRTGMVQRLNDMHPQPRLEMHPEDAKVYGVEDNGLAAITSRRGTLTSRVTLTDRIRRGSVFLPMHWGFTQAEACEANTLMHEESCPISKQPELKASAVVVAPAVSVRKPTEQQTGRLESLRRLLIPALR; from the coding sequence GTGACTGATTCCAGAGCTAACCCCACAAGCCAATGTCCTTACTGCGGCGTGGGCTGCGGCCTGGAACTGCTGCCTCCGGGCGAGGCAGGCAAATCCGTGAAGCGCGATGCTGAAGGCAATCCCATGTGGGCCGCACGCGGCGACCGCCAACACCCTTCCAGTCTCGGACAGGTCTGCATCAAAGGCGCCACGGTGGGTGAAACCCTGGCCCGCGGACGTTTAAATCGACCGCTGTACCGCCCCACACTCAACGACGACTTTCAACCGATTAGCTGGGACAGCGCTTTTGATCTACTGACCGGACGCATCCGCAGCACTCTGGCCAGCAAAGGACCCAACGCCATCGCCATGTATGGGTCAGGCCAGTTTCATACCGAGGATTACTACCTGGCTCAGAAACTCCTGAAAGGAGCGCTGGGAACCAACAATTTCGATGCCAACTCGCGGCTGTGTATGAGCTCCGCGGTGGCTGGATACACACGAAGCCTGGGATCGGATGGTCCTCCCTGTTGCTACGAAGATTTGGACCATTGCTCGGTGGCCTTCCTCATCGGCACCAACACGGCCGAGTGCCACCCTGTGTTGTTCCAGCGACTGCTGAAGCGGAAAAAACGTGACCCAAAAGGGCTCACCATCGTGGTGGTGGACCCGCGCAAGACCGACACCACCAAAATTGCTGACCACCATCTAGCGATCGCTCCAGGCACAGACCTCGCGCTCCTTCACGGCCTGGCACGACTGGTCATCCAAGACAACGGCTTTGATAGCGATTTCATCGATGCAGCCACCGAAGGCTTCGCGTCGTACACCCAGACCATCAATGCCTGGACCCCCGGCAAAACCGCCAAGTTCTGCGGAATCACTGAACAGGATCTGCGCGCCGTCGGCCGACTATGGAGTCGCAAAGAAGGTGTGCTCAGTCTCTGGTCGATGGGGGTCAACCAGCGCCGAGAAGGAACGGCAGTGGTCAGTGGACTGATCAATCTGCACCTGCTCACCGGAGAAATCGGCAAGCCAGGCGCCGGGCCCTTCTCGCTCACCGGTCAACCCAATGCCATGGGCGGCCGTGAAGCCGGAGGACTGGCACATCTGCTACCTGGATACAGGGTGGTGACCAACCCGGACCACAGGGCAGAGGTGGAGCAAGCCTGGGGGTTCGCCAAAGACTCCATTGCGGCAGCCCCAGGACTGAACGCCTGGCAGCAGGTGGAGGCAATGGAGCAGGGCGAGCTCGATCTGTGGTGGGTGGCAGCCACCAATCCATTGGTGAGCATGCCCGACCTGGAGAGAGTGAAAAGCGCCATGCAGCGTTGTCCGCTCGTGGTTGTCAGTGAGGCTTACGCCGACACGGAAACCTCCCACTACGCCCATCTGCTGCTGCCCGCATCGCAGTGGAGCGAAAAATCGGGAGCGATGACCAATTCAGAACGACGTGTCACCTACTGCCCGTCATTTCGACCACGCCACGGCGAAAGCCGTCCTGATTGGGAGGTGTTCGCTGAACTTGGACGTCGGCTGGGATTCGCCGAGCAGTTCACGTATGCGTCCTCAGCGGAGGTTTACGCAGAATTCGCAACTCTCACCGAAGGCCGCGTCTGTGATGTCTCCGGCCTCAGCCATGGCCTGCTTCACTCCCACGGGTCGCAGCAATGGCCCTTCCCCAAAGGACATGAGCCAACCCGCACCTCCAAGCGGCTTTACGTCGGCAAACGATTCCCAACAGCCAGTGGTCGTGCCCGGTTCCAATCAGAGGCTCCGCTCGGCCTAGCCGAACCACCCTGTGATGTTTACCCACTGGTACTCACCGTGGGCCGTTACCTCGGCCAATGGCACACCATGACCCGCACAGGCATGGTGCAACGACTCAACGACATGCATCCGCAACCACGCCTGGAAATGCATCCCGAGGATGCCAAGGTCTACGGCGTCGAAGACAACGGACTGGCCGCGATCACATCCCGGCGCGGAACCCTGACCTCCCGCGTCACGCTGACGGATCGAATTCGCCGCGGCTCTGTGTTTCTGCCAATGCACTGGGGCTTTACACAGGCCGAAGCCTGTGAAGCCAACACCCTGATGCATGAGGAATCCTGCCCGATCTCAAAACAGCCGGAACTCAAAGCCTCCGCCGTCGTGGTCGCCCCCGCGGTATCGGTGAGGAAACCCACTGAACAGCAAACCGGACGGCTGGAAAGCCTGCGCCGACTGCTTATCCCAGCACTTCGGTAA
- a CDS encoding nitrate reductase associated protein — protein sequence MNSQLDQARHCFAFEQDFIGSWRCIPLCVRRKLDLAGVKLKLSHWLAMTQEQRQQLVDWGDSPEHLNQMREHLRVKTATMADGVVKELPHAVDEPWQQPNHLPDHLSDAARARGVQLTLQAWQAMRELDRFALCKLARPGHDHHNLEAAFTEVLG from the coding sequence ATGAATTCGCAGCTGGATCAGGCGCGACATTGTTTTGCCTTTGAGCAGGACTTCATCGGATCTTGGCGATGCATTCCTCTCTGCGTTCGCCGCAAGTTGGATTTGGCTGGTGTCAAGCTGAAGTTGAGTCATTGGCTGGCGATGACCCAGGAGCAGCGTCAGCAGCTAGTGGATTGGGGAGATTCACCCGAACACCTCAACCAGATGCGCGAGCATTTGCGTGTCAAAACCGCGACCATGGCGGATGGCGTGGTGAAAGAGTTGCCCCACGCGGTGGATGAGCCCTGGCAGCAACCGAATCATCTGCCGGATCATCTTTCAGACGCAGCGCGGGCGCGTGGTGTGCAGCTCACACTGCAGGCCTGGCAGGCGATGCGGGAGCTCGATCGCTTCGCCCTGTGCAAGCTGGCCAGACCTGGCCACGATCATCACAATCTTGAGGCGGCTTTTACCGAAGTGCTGGGATAA
- the moaB gene encoding molybdenum cofactor biosynthesis protein B, producing MGLAIALLTISDTRTLDEDSSGDQLQRSIADAGHQLHERALCADDRYQIRAELSRWIADPTVDVVITSGGTGLTGRDGTPEAIEPLLDKTIDGFGELFRVISFDSIGTSTLQSRCLAGVANRTFIFVLPGSLDAVTTAWQRLIRAQLDPETRPCNLAQLRARLKE from the coding sequence GTGGGCCTCGCGATTGCCTTGCTCACCATTTCCGACACACGCACTCTCGACGAGGACAGCAGCGGCGATCAGCTGCAACGCAGCATCGCAGACGCTGGCCATCAACTCCATGAGCGTGCACTCTGTGCGGACGATCGCTATCAAATCAGGGCGGAACTCAGCCGATGGATCGCTGACCCAACCGTTGACGTGGTGATCACCAGCGGCGGGACAGGCCTGACCGGTCGAGATGGGACACCAGAAGCCATTGAACCTCTGCTGGACAAAACCATCGACGGATTTGGTGAGCTGTTCCGTGTGATCTCCTTTGACAGCATCGGCACCAGCACCTTGCAAAGCCGTTGTCTGGCAGGCGTGGCCAATCGCACTTTTATCTTTGTGCTGCCGGGGTCCCTGGATGCCGTCACCACAGCTTGGCAACGGTTGATCCGAGCACAGCTTGATCCTGAAACTCGACCCTGCAACCTGGCGCAGCTACGGGCACGACTCAAGGAGTAA
- a CDS encoding molybdenum cofactor biosynthesis protein MoaE, translating into MNGIQVEIRSTSFDPWQELMRWGGDPAAVAVFVGRVRPIALHGQVLQALELEHYPGLCERRLTAMAERLQQRHKAGAMLVLHRVGLLHPGEPIVLVAVEADRRGAAQRCSAELLEELKHHAPFWKREWCSDQGTWLVENTPL; encoded by the coding sequence ATGAATGGCATTCAGGTTGAAATTCGTTCGACATCTTTTGATCCTTGGCAGGAGCTGATGCGATGGGGCGGCGATCCTGCAGCGGTGGCGGTATTTGTCGGCCGCGTGCGCCCGATCGCACTTCATGGCCAGGTTCTTCAAGCGTTGGAGTTGGAGCACTACCCCGGTTTGTGCGAGCGCCGGCTCACCGCCATGGCAGAGCGGCTGCAGCAGCGTCACAAGGCAGGCGCGATGCTGGTCCTGCATCGGGTGGGGCTGTTGCATCCGGGTGAGCCCATCGTGTTGGTGGCCGTTGAGGCGGATCGTCGGGGGGCAGCCCAGCGCTGTTCTGCGGAGCTTTTGGAGGAGCTCAAACATCACGCGCCGTTCTGGAAGCGGGAGTGGTGCAGTGATCAGGGCACCTGGTTGGTGGAGAACACGCCGCTCTGA
- a CDS encoding GTP 3',8-cyclase MoaA, which translates to MTCASPVSTLDQWTRPLGVLRLSLTARCNLACPYCCPDSADPPGTLTLDQQLRLIRVAARLGVRTLRLTGGEPLLSDRLMPLLAGVADGRCTPGDPLVGLRDVALTTNGVLLSEGRARALKNTGLDRITVSLDAVDGAVAATMAGLRGGRSAGDGLVQQVLAGLVAARAAGFDPAAGDLKLNAVIQRGVNDDQLIPLAELARSQRMELRLIEYMDVGNRNGWRMDQVLPAEVMVQRIAEHWPLRSLGRTPGGTSRRWRYHDEVSDVGVVASISEPFCGDCNRLRITADGQAFTCLFAAQGTDLTPAMGSDQELEHAIRSLWQKRSDRYSEERHCTADSLPRAEMAYLGG; encoded by the coding sequence ATGACTTGCGCATCTCCAGTGTCGACGCTTGATCAATGGACCAGGCCGCTGGGGGTGCTGAGGCTCTCACTGACCGCCCGTTGCAATTTGGCGTGTCCCTATTGCTGTCCGGATTCCGCCGATCCTCCGGGAACGTTGACGCTGGATCAGCAGTTGCGTTTGATCCGCGTTGCGGCTCGCCTCGGTGTGCGCACCCTCCGCCTCACCGGTGGTGAACCCCTGCTTAGTGATCGGTTGATGCCATTGTTGGCCGGGGTTGCCGACGGCAGATGCACCCCTGGCGATCCTCTGGTTGGTTTGCGTGACGTGGCGCTCACCACCAATGGGGTGTTGCTGTCCGAGGGGCGCGCCAGGGCTTTGAAGAACACAGGCCTGGATCGCATCACCGTGAGCTTGGATGCTGTTGACGGCGCCGTGGCAGCAACGATGGCCGGACTGCGTGGCGGACGGAGTGCCGGTGATGGATTGGTGCAGCAAGTGCTGGCTGGTCTGGTCGCTGCACGAGCTGCTGGGTTCGATCCAGCTGCAGGTGACCTCAAGCTCAATGCGGTGATTCAACGGGGTGTGAACGACGATCAGTTGATCCCCCTGGCGGAGCTGGCGCGCAGTCAGAGGATGGAATTGCGCCTGATCGAATACATGGATGTGGGCAATCGCAATGGCTGGCGAATGGATCAGGTGCTGCCGGCTGAGGTGATGGTGCAGCGCATTGCTGAGCATTGGCCCCTCAGATCACTGGGTCGGACCCCTGGAGGCACTTCTCGGCGTTGGCGTTATCACGATGAAGTGAGTGACGTTGGTGTGGTTGCTTCCATCAGTGAGCCGTTCTGCGGTGATTGCAACCGTCTACGCATTACGGCCGATGGTCAGGCTTTTACTTGTTTGTTCGCTGCCCAAGGAACTGATTTGACCCCTGCCATGGGGTCCGATCAGGAGTTGGAGCATGCCATTCGTTCTCTCTGGCAGAAACGATCTGATCGCTACAGCGAGGAGCGCCATTGCACGGCTGATTCTCTCCCTCGAGCAGAAATGGCCTATCTGGGCGGTTGA
- the glp gene encoding gephyrin-like molybdotransferase Glp, with the protein MAAGAAEPYGREGLPLDEARRRVLSAITPLNQSVTVPLNEALGRVSAEAVLATDPVPGFRASIMDGYALGQTHPPTMGDRWMLKGRASAGRPFNGKLSAGECIRILTGAPLPEGAGWILPQELISVNNNQIQLNQEASDRPWIRAADEECQPGDPLMVTGQRLGPADLARLASCGVAQLTVRRKPRIGLLISGDELVPPGAPRPPGTIWESNGTLLETMLQTLGQEVHERRVVADQPDALRVTLSDLADCCDVVVSTGGVSAGDSDWIRPLVAELGSVNFWKLFLRPGRPFAFGALRDGVPFFGLPGNPVAAAVTGLQLLWPALQVLEGQSEPEQFPRIQVELADPLARRPGRPELARARLETSRDGALAARVDGSQASSRIGSLQGADLLLELPADAGDLKPGDRVWAQLIRGRLF; encoded by the coding sequence ATGGCAGCTGGAGCTGCTGAGCCCTATGGCCGCGAGGGTCTCCCGCTCGATGAAGCGCGACGACGTGTTTTGTCAGCCATCACGCCGCTCAATCAGAGCGTCACCGTGCCCCTCAACGAGGCCTTGGGTCGTGTGAGTGCCGAAGCCGTGTTGGCCACAGATCCAGTCCCTGGGTTCCGCGCCTCGATCATGGACGGTTACGCGCTGGGGCAAACCCATCCACCGACCATGGGCGATCGGTGGATGCTGAAGGGACGCGCTTCCGCAGGTCGGCCATTCAACGGCAAGCTCTCAGCCGGTGAGTGCATTCGAATTCTGACGGGGGCACCGCTTCCAGAGGGCGCTGGTTGGATCCTTCCTCAGGAACTCATCTCCGTTAACAACAACCAGATCCAACTCAACCAGGAGGCCTCTGACCGGCCCTGGATCCGCGCGGCAGATGAGGAATGTCAGCCTGGTGATCCACTGATGGTCACCGGACAGCGGCTGGGTCCCGCAGACCTGGCCCGGCTCGCCAGCTGTGGCGTGGCCCAGCTGACCGTGCGGAGAAAGCCGCGGATTGGCCTTTTGATCAGTGGCGATGAACTGGTGCCACCTGGGGCGCCGAGGCCGCCCGGCACCATCTGGGAAAGCAACGGCACATTGCTGGAGACGATGCTTCAGACCCTTGGACAAGAGGTCCATGAGCGCCGTGTGGTGGCCGATCAACCTGACGCTTTACGCGTGACCCTTAGTGACCTCGCCGACTGCTGCGATGTGGTGGTCAGCACCGGGGGCGTCTCGGCGGGCGACAGCGACTGGATTCGTCCGCTCGTGGCTGAACTGGGCTCGGTGAACTTCTGGAAACTGTTCCTACGGCCAGGGCGCCCCTTCGCCTTTGGTGCTCTCCGCGATGGCGTGCCCTTCTTCGGCTTACCGGGGAATCCTGTGGCAGCCGCAGTGACAGGATTGCAACTGCTTTGGCCAGCACTTCAAGTGCTAGAAGGCCAAAGCGAACCGGAACAATTCCCTCGGATTCAGGTCGAACTTGCCGATCCGTTAGCTCGACGGCCAGGGCGACCGGAACTGGCTCGCGCACGATTAGAAACCAGCCGTGACGGTGCCCTGGCAGCCCGCGTGGATGGCTCCCAGGCGTCATCACGCATCGGCTCCCTGCAAGGAGCCGATTTGCTCTTGGAACTGCCGGCGGATGCAGGCGATCTCAAGCCCGGCGACCGTGTTTGGGCCCAACTCATCCGCGGACGCCTGTTTTGA
- a CDS encoding NarK family nitrate/nitrite MFS transporter, with amino-acid sequence MLGELWSFQGRYRTLHLTWIAFFLTFVVWFNLAPLATTVKADLDLTVGQIRTVAICNVALTIPARVLIGMLLDKFGPRIGPRITYSSILVFSAIPCLLFAAAQDFNSLVVARLLLSIVGAGFVIGIRMVAEWFPPKEIGLAEGIYGGWGNFGSAFSALTMVAIAGFLSFSGGFELPTGAILNWRGAIALSGIISAIYGVFYFFSVTDTPPGKVYQRPERTAGLEVTSMRDFWGLLGMNVPFAAILAVLCWRLQKVGFLTASTYPLALGAVALWFIFQTWGIIRTNRELILGNKVYPKEDRYEFRQVAILELTYIVNFGSELAVVSMLPTFFETTFDLPKATAGILASCFAFVNLVARPAGGLISDKVGSRKNTMAFLTAGLGIGYLVMSMIKPGTFSGTSGIFVAVVITMLASFFVQSGEGATFALVPLVKRRVTGQVAGLVGAYGNVGAVTYLTIFSLLPMWMGGGAEPDPTVIANSNSRFFQILGIAGLIVAFFCYFFLKEPKGSFADLHEGETAEAVA; translated from the coding sequence ATGCTTGGCGAACTCTGGTCGTTCCAGGGGAGATACCGAACTCTTCATCTCACCTGGATCGCCTTTTTCCTGACCTTCGTGGTCTGGTTCAATCTGGCTCCTCTGGCCACCACCGTGAAAGCAGACCTTGACCTGACGGTGGGTCAAATCCGCACGGTGGCCATCTGCAACGTGGCTCTCACCATTCCCGCACGCGTGCTGATCGGCATGCTGCTCGACAAATTTGGGCCAAGAATTGGGCCAAGAATTACGTATTCCTCGATTCTGGTCTTCTCAGCCATTCCCTGTTTGCTGTTTGCCGCAGCCCAGGATTTCAATTCCCTGGTGGTGGCTCGTCTGCTCCTCTCCATCGTTGGTGCGGGCTTCGTGATCGGCATCCGCATGGTGGCTGAGTGGTTCCCGCCCAAGGAAATCGGCCTGGCTGAAGGCATCTACGGCGGCTGGGGCAACTTCGGCTCTGCCTTCTCTGCCCTCACCATGGTGGCCATCGCTGGCTTCCTGTCCTTCTCCGGCGGTTTCGAACTGCCCACCGGCGCGATTCTCAATTGGCGTGGTGCCATCGCCCTGAGCGGCATTATTTCCGCAATTTACGGAGTCTTTTACTTCTTCAGCGTCACCGACACTCCTCCTGGAAAGGTGTACCAGCGCCCCGAGAGGACAGCTGGTCTGGAAGTCACCTCCATGCGTGACTTCTGGGGACTGCTGGGAATGAACGTTCCTTTCGCAGCCATCCTGGCTGTGCTCTGCTGGCGCCTGCAAAAGGTTGGTTTCCTGACTGCCAGCACCTACCCGTTGGCTCTCGGAGCTGTTGCCCTTTGGTTCATCTTCCAAACCTGGGGAATCATCCGCACCAACCGAGAATTGATCCTCGGCAACAAGGTGTACCCCAAGGAAGATCGCTATGAATTCCGCCAGGTGGCCATTCTTGAGCTCACCTACATCGTGAACTTCGGCTCCGAGCTTGCTGTGGTGTCGATGCTTCCCACCTTCTTCGAAACCACCTTCGATTTACCGAAGGCAACCGCGGGCATCCTCGCTTCCTGTTTCGCGTTCGTGAATCTGGTGGCTCGTCCCGCCGGCGGATTGATCTCCGACAAGGTCGGCAGCCGCAAAAACACCATGGCCTTCCTCACCGCTGGCCTTGGAATCGGCTATTTGGTGATGAGCATGATCAAACCCGGCACGTTCTCCGGCACATCTGGAATCTTCGTGGCTGTGGTGATCACCATGCTCGCCTCTTTCTTCGTGCAATCCGGCGAGGGTGCAACCTTCGCTTTGGTGCCTCTGGTGAAGCGCCGCGTCACCGGACAGGTGGCAGGTCTCGTCGGTGCCTACGGCAACGTTGGTGCCGTGACTTACCTCACCATCTTCAGCCTCCTGCCCATGTGGATGGGTGGTGGTGCCGAGCCCGATCCGACGGTGATCGCCAACTCCAACAGCCGCTTCTTCCAGATTCTTGGAATCGCTGGCCTGATCGTTGCTTTCTTCTGCTACTTCTTCCTCAAGGAACCCAAAGGTTCCTTTGCGGATCTGCATGAAGGCGAAACGGCAGAAGCGGTCGCCTAA
- a CDS encoding molybdenum cofactor guanylyltransferase — translation MSSRSLRAVVFAGGASRRMGTDKALITTADGSTWLERQVRLLRSLGLEVCVMSAHANHRRCLSGWLGVTVHAEPWSPAGPLRALSCLLNADETQALLTSPVDMPALQIEALQALLDAWRRNESRALVADDGQRLQPLLGIYPCSAINRAALDAELCDGQARWLGWLQRIDYDSLQLPAQQLSNVNDPTDLAALVG, via the coding sequence GTGAGCTCGCGATCGCTCAGAGCAGTGGTGTTTGCCGGCGGTGCTAGTCGTCGGATGGGAACCGACAAAGCATTGATCACCACTGCGGACGGATCCACCTGGTTGGAGCGGCAGGTGCGGCTGTTGCGTTCCCTCGGGCTTGAGGTGTGTGTCATGAGTGCTCATGCCAACCATCGACGCTGTCTGTCCGGTTGGCTCGGGGTCACGGTGCATGCCGAACCATGGAGCCCCGCCGGGCCTCTTCGTGCGCTCAGTTGCCTGCTGAATGCCGATGAGACCCAGGCTCTGCTGACCTCGCCGGTGGACATGCCTGCGTTGCAGATTGAGGCGTTGCAAGCGCTTTTGGACGCTTGGCGTCGGAATGAATCGCGAGCGCTGGTGGCCGACGATGGTCAACGTCTTCAGCCTTTGCTGGGCATCTACCCGTGTAGTGCCATCAATCGCGCGGCGCTGGATGCTGAATTGTGTGATGGACAGGCGCGATGGCTTGGCTGGCTGCAGCGGATTGATTACGACAGCCTGCAACTGCCTGCGCAGCAGCTCAGCAATGTGAATGATCCAACCGATCTGGCAGCGTTGGTTGGATGA